One segment of Micromonospora parathelypteridis DNA contains the following:
- a CDS encoding CGNR zinc finger domain-containing protein, with product MTRRPLAGEPLALDLVNTQWVERGRMVDLFDEPDGLRGWLAEHRLAGDPTSVEVPLRQARSALRRVLEQPGEDAERGVNAILARGASRYTLRQSTVHERHDVDPEWLLSWQAVTNYLDLLRQQPFRIRRCGNPDCVLYFYDTSRNGTRRWCSMDGCGGRAKAARHYQRHRPTPAS from the coding sequence ATGACACGGCGACCGCTGGCGGGCGAACCTCTCGCACTGGACCTGGTCAACACCCAGTGGGTCGAGCGGGGCCGCATGGTCGACTTGTTCGACGAGCCCGACGGACTGCGGGGCTGGCTTGCCGAGCATCGGCTGGCGGGCGACCCCACCTCGGTGGAGGTGCCGTTGCGCCAAGCCCGCTCGGCGTTGCGCCGCGTCCTCGAACAGCCCGGCGAGGACGCCGAGCGGGGGGTCAACGCGATCCTCGCCCGCGGGGCTTCGCGGTACACGCTTCGCCAGTCGACCGTGCACGAGCGCCATGACGTCGACCCGGAGTGGCTCCTCTCCTGGCAGGCGGTCACCAACTACCTGGACCTACTGCGCCAGCAACCCTTCCGAATCCGGCGTTGCGGCAACCCCGACTGCGTCTTGTACTTCTACGACACGTCGCGCAACGGCACCCGGCGCTGGTGTTCCATGGACGGCTGCGGCGGTCGTGCCAAAGCGGCCCGCCACTACCAACGCCATCGCCCCACCCCCGCCTCGTAG
- a CDS encoding YybH family protein, whose amino-acid sequence MDRKHVTDWLAAYEHLWRTPGTDALGTLFTEDARYQQGPYWTPVVGLPAIARMWEKQRKGPDEVFQMTGEIVAVDGDTAVSRQEVRYGDPVDQEYRDLWIMRFAEDGRCRSFEEWPFWPGQQPANPPDGP is encoded by the coding sequence ATGGACAGGAAGCACGTCACGGATTGGCTTGCCGCCTACGAGCACCTCTGGCGGACACCCGGAACGGACGCGCTGGGCACGCTCTTCACCGAGGACGCGAGGTACCAGCAGGGGCCGTACTGGACGCCCGTCGTCGGCCTGCCGGCCATCGCCAGGATGTGGGAGAAGCAACGCAAGGGCCCCGACGAGGTGTTCCAGATGACCGGGGAGATCGTCGCGGTCGACGGTGACACCGCGGTGTCACGCCAGGAGGTCCGCTACGGCGACCCGGTCGACCAGGAGTACCGCGACTTGTGGATCATGCGGTTCGCCGAGGACGGACGCTGTCGGTCCTTCGAGGAGTGGCCGTTCTGGCCGGGACAGCAGCCGGCCAACCCTCCGGATGGGCCGTGA
- a CDS encoding alpha/beta fold hydrolase, with amino-acid sequence MPTQPSTYLLIPGAWHGGWSWWPVAKRLRAAGHRALAVTLPGLADGDDRAGLRLRDAVDHLVDEVQRRDLTEVTLVGHSWAGYPMTAAAHRLPGRISSMVYYNAQVPGPGGSTADDNPPEVAAFLRDLIESTPDRSIPPTVEFVRQTFMQDVAEDAQRLLAELLTPHPGAYFLDALDAPDTAALDLPARYILGEHDLALPRPGSEFAARLGLEPVMVPGTHEGMLTHPDAVADAILAA; translated from the coding sequence ATGCCCACGCAGCCGTCGACCTACCTGCTGATACCCGGCGCCTGGCATGGAGGCTGGAGCTGGTGGCCGGTGGCCAAGCGGCTACGTGCCGCCGGGCATCGGGCGCTGGCCGTCACTCTGCCCGGACTGGCCGACGGCGATGATCGGGCCGGGCTGCGGCTCCGGGATGCGGTGGACCACCTGGTCGACGAGGTGCAACGGCGGGACCTCACCGAGGTGACCCTGGTCGGACACAGCTGGGCGGGCTACCCGATGACCGCTGCCGCTCACCGGTTGCCCGGCCGGATTTCATCAATGGTCTATTACAACGCGCAGGTTCCGGGTCCCGGCGGGTCGACGGCGGACGACAATCCACCGGAGGTCGCGGCGTTCCTTCGCGATCTGATCGAGTCCACGCCGGACCGGTCCATCCCACCGACTGTGGAGTTCGTCCGGCAGACCTTCATGCAGGACGTCGCCGAGGACGCGCAACGCCTGCTCGCGGAGCTGCTGACCCCCCACCCCGGCGCCTACTTCCTGGACGCGCTCGACGCACCGGACACGGCAGCCCTCGACCTCCCCGCCCGGTACATCCTCGGCGAGCACGACCTCGCGCTGCCTCGCCCCGGGTCCGAGTTCGCCGCCCGGCTCGGACTCGAACCGGTCATGGTCCCCGGGACGCACGAGGGCATGCTGACCCACCCGGACGCCGTGGCCGACGCGATCCTGGCCGCCTGA